From Bacillus sp. Bos-x628, the proteins below share one genomic window:
- a CDS encoding LysR family transcriptional regulator, with the protein MELRQLRYFVEVADREHVSEAAENLHVAQSAISRQIANLEEELGVALFEREGRNIKLTKIGRQFLDHVRTALKAIDYAKEQVDEYLNPHKGTVNIGFPTSLASQVLPSVISAFKQEYPEVDFLLRQGSYKFLIDAVKNRDIDLAFLGPVPTNDPQIEANILFSESIYALLPISHPFSGQSSIHLSDLRKDHFVLFPEGYVLRQIAVDACKQAGYEPTISSEGEDLDAIKGLVSAGMGVTLLPESAFYETTPRFTVKIPIDFPHVRRTVGIIASKAREMSPSAHDFYFFVKDFFSKIEQYK; encoded by the coding sequence ATGGAGCTTCGTCAGTTACGTTATTTTGTAGAAGTTGCTGACCGTGAACACGTGTCAGAAGCAGCAGAAAACTTACACGTCGCGCAATCTGCTATCAGCCGCCAGATTGCCAATTTAGAAGAAGAACTCGGAGTCGCCTTGTTTGAACGAGAAGGACGTAATATTAAATTAACGAAAATCGGCAGACAATTTTTAGATCATGTCAGAACTGCATTAAAGGCAATTGATTATGCAAAGGAACAAGTTGATGAATACCTAAATCCACATAAAGGAACAGTAAACATTGGATTTCCTACAAGTCTTGCAAGCCAGGTGCTTCCTTCTGTCATTTCTGCTTTTAAGCAGGAATATCCAGAGGTCGATTTTTTACTTCGTCAAGGTTCATATAAATTTTTAATTGACGCTGTAAAAAATCGAGATATTGATCTCGCCTTTTTAGGACCTGTACCGACGAATGATCCTCAAATAGAAGCTAATATTCTGTTTTCAGAAAGCATTTACGCACTCTTGCCTATTAGTCATCCTTTTAGCGGACAAAGCAGTATTCATTTAAGTGATTTGAGAAAAGATCATTTCGTTTTATTTCCTGAAGGGTACGTGCTGAGACAAATTGCGGTCGATGCATGCAAGCAGGCTGGATATGAGCCGACTATATCGTCAGAAGGTGAGGATTTGGATGCAATTAAAGGTTTAGTATCGGCTGGGATGGGTGTTACCTTATTACCCGAAAGTGCCTTTTATGAAACAACACCGAGGTTTACGGTGAAAATTCCAATTGATTTTCCTCATGTACGAAGAACGGTTGGGATTATTGCTTCTAAAGCAAGAGAGATGTCTCCTTCTGCACATGATTTCTATTTTTTCGTGAAGGATTTCTTTTCAAAAATTGAACAATATAAATAG
- the gltB gene encoding glutamate synthase large subunit — MTYNQLPQPQGLYRPEFEHDACGIGLYAHLKGKATHSIVKKGLQMLCQLDHRGGQGSDPYTGDGAGLMVQLPDAFFRKNCKEFTLPEKGRYGVGMVFFSKDDDEKTRQAIEQKINGFIKQEGQTLIGWRTVPVDAGKIGTVAAKSCPVVRQVFIGANENVSDRLSFERKLYVIRKQAENWGIKEEKQFYFVSLSSQTIVYKGLLTSDQVDDFYLDLQDETFVSAFSLVHSRFSTNTFPTWERAHPNRYLIHNGEINTLRGNINWMRAREQQFVSEAFGEDLNKILPVLNADGSDSSILDNAFEFFVLAGRTPAHAAMMLIPEPWTENTHMSKEKRAFYEYHSSLMEPWDGPTAISFTDGKQIGAILDRNGLRPARYYVTNDDHIIFSSEVGVIETNEEDVKYKDRLEPGKMLLIDLEEGRIISDEEVKSTISNELPYQKWLDEEMIHVNPTEENSENSSIMNDLLARQRAFHYTYEDIQKYLIPLLEEGKDPIGSMGSDTPLAVLSDQPQSLFNYFKQLFAQVTNPPIDAIREQLVTSTMTWLGAEGNILHPNEYSCRRIKLYTPVLTSGQFNGLKTIVHNAFKSKTIHTLFTNDLKRGLDTMFEEAEKAIREGISLLILSDREMTEQKVPIPSLLALSALHQHLVRRGLRTKVSLIVESGEVREVHHFAALIGYGADAIHPYLVYETYKQLIDEEVISISFDEAVTRFGKSVTEGVVKVMSKVGISTVQSYRGAQIFEAVGISEDVIQAYFTGTASQIGGIDLDTIASEAKLRHQAGYQASTDQTLESGSEFQWRKNGEHHAFNPKTIHTLQWACRKNDYDLFKQYSKAADEERIGFLRNLFAFTPKQKPVPLEEVESAESIVRRFKTGAMSFGSLSKEAHEALAIAMNRIGGKSNSGEGGEDPARFTVDEQGNDTRSAIKQIASGRFGVKSHYLVNADELQIKMAQGAKPGEGGQLPGNKVYPWVADVRGSTPGVGLISPPPHHDIYSIEDLAQLIHDLKNANRDARISVKLVSKAGVGTIAAGVAKGTADVIVISGYDGGTGASPKTSIKHTGLPWELGLAEAHQTLVLNGLRERVVLETDGKLMTGRDVVMAAILGAEEYGFATAPLVVLGCVMMRACHLDTCPVGVATQNPELRKKFMGDPDHVVNFMMFIAEEVREILAELGFTSMDELIGRTDVLAVSDRAKAHWKAKQLNLDTLLYQPEGARTFRTPQNHKIDESLDMNEILPYVQEALNHQTPVDLSLKIRNINRVAGTITGSEVSKRYGEEGLPEDTITLRFTGSAGQSFGAFVPKGMSLYLTGDANDYVGKGLSGGKIVVKTSDQFVQNGHENVIVGNVAFYGATSGKAYINGRAGERFAVRNSGVNVVVEGIGDHGCEYMTGGRVVILGSVGKNFGAGMSGGVAYVHTSDAKQFKRMCNLEMIMFEKLIDHEEELEVKQMIKEHLDYTNSSKASQLLENWDKEKNQFIKIIPTNYKKMLQSIEEQKQAGLSHEEAVMFAFEANTKPKNKDTANGQKAALAH; from the coding sequence ATGACTTATAATCAACTACCACAACCACAAGGTCTCTACCGTCCTGAATTTGAACATGATGCATGTGGAATCGGACTGTACGCCCATTTAAAAGGGAAGGCGACACATAGCATCGTCAAAAAGGGATTACAAATGCTGTGCCAGCTCGATCACCGCGGCGGGCAAGGCAGTGATCCGTATACAGGTGATGGTGCCGGTTTAATGGTACAACTGCCAGATGCTTTCTTTAGAAAGAACTGCAAAGAATTTACACTTCCTGAAAAGGGTCGTTACGGGGTAGGAATGGTCTTCTTTTCAAAAGATGATGATGAAAAAACTCGGCAAGCCATCGAACAGAAAATCAACGGATTCATTAAACAAGAAGGCCAAACGTTAATTGGCTGGAGGACGGTTCCTGTCGATGCTGGGAAAATCGGTACTGTCGCAGCGAAAAGCTGTCCAGTTGTAAGGCAAGTGTTTATTGGAGCAAATGAAAACGTATCAGATCGTTTGTCATTTGAAAGAAAATTATATGTCATTCGTAAGCAGGCTGAAAATTGGGGAATCAAAGAAGAAAAACAATTTTACTTTGTCAGCCTATCAAGTCAAACCATTGTATACAAGGGGCTTTTAACATCAGATCAAGTCGATGATTTTTATCTTGATCTTCAGGATGAAACATTTGTCTCTGCATTTTCACTTGTTCATTCCAGATTTAGTACAAACACATTTCCTACATGGGAAAGAGCTCATCCAAACCGTTATTTAATTCATAACGGAGAAATTAACACTTTACGAGGAAACATCAATTGGATGAGAGCGAGAGAACAACAATTCGTGTCTGAAGCTTTCGGAGAAGATCTAAACAAGATTTTGCCAGTGCTAAATGCAGACGGAAGTGATTCATCCATATTAGATAATGCCTTTGAATTCTTTGTGCTTGCTGGCCGTACACCTGCTCATGCAGCAATGATGCTGATTCCAGAACCATGGACAGAAAATACACACATGTCAAAAGAGAAACGGGCATTTTACGAATATCACAGTTCTTTAATGGAGCCGTGGGATGGACCAACGGCCATTTCTTTTACAGATGGTAAACAAATTGGGGCCATCTTAGACCGTAACGGATTAAGACCGGCAAGATATTACGTCACAAATGACGATCATATCATTTTTTCTTCAGAAGTAGGCGTGATTGAAACAAATGAGGAAGATGTGAAATATAAAGATCGTCTTGAGCCTGGAAAAATGCTTTTAATCGATCTAGAAGAAGGAAGAATTATTTCTGATGAAGAAGTGAAGTCCACCATTTCCAATGAGCTTCCTTATCAAAAATGGCTTGATGAAGAGATGATTCATGTCAATCCAACAGAAGAAAATTCAGAAAATTCTAGTATAATGAATGATCTGCTAGCTCGTCAGCGCGCTTTCCATTATACGTACGAAGACATTCAGAAGTATTTAATTCCTTTATTGGAGGAAGGCAAGGATCCAATCGGTTCAATGGGAAGTGACACACCACTTGCGGTTTTATCAGATCAGCCGCAATCACTATTCAACTATTTCAAGCAGCTGTTTGCACAGGTGACCAACCCACCGATTGATGCGATCCGTGAGCAGCTCGTGACATCAACCATGACATGGTTAGGTGCAGAGGGGAATATTCTTCACCCGAATGAATATTCATGCCGTAGAATCAAACTTTATACACCTGTCTTAACAAGCGGGCAATTTAACGGGTTGAAAACAATCGTTCATAATGCCTTTAAAAGTAAAACGATTCATACACTTTTTACAAATGATTTAAAGCGCGGGCTTGATACGATGTTTGAAGAGGCGGAAAAAGCCATTCGCGAAGGGATTTCCTTATTGATTCTATCAGATCGCGAGATGACAGAACAAAAGGTCCCGATTCCATCACTTCTTGCTTTAAGTGCTCTTCATCAACATCTTGTACGTCGAGGCTTAAGAACGAAAGTGAGCCTCATCGTCGAGTCTGGAGAAGTAAGAGAGGTCCATCATTTCGCCGCACTGATTGGCTACGGAGCAGATGCGATCCATCCTTATTTAGTCTATGAAACATATAAGCAACTCATTGATGAAGAAGTGATTTCCATCAGCTTTGATGAAGCGGTCACAAGGTTTGGGAAAAGCGTGACCGAGGGAGTTGTAAAAGTCATGTCTAAAGTGGGTATTTCCACTGTACAGAGTTATAGAGGTGCACAAATTTTTGAAGCAGTCGGCATTAGTGAAGATGTCATTCAAGCATATTTCACTGGAACAGCTTCACAGATTGGCGGAATTGATCTCGACACAATCGCTAGTGAAGCAAAGCTTCGCCATCAAGCGGGGTATCAGGCTTCTACTGATCAAACGCTAGAATCAGGAAGTGAATTCCAATGGAGAAAAAATGGGGAACATCATGCCTTTAATCCAAAAACCATTCATACTCTTCAATGGGCATGCCGTAAAAATGATTATGACCTATTCAAGCAATATTCAAAGGCAGCAGACGAAGAAAGAATCGGGTTCTTAAGAAACCTGTTCGCTTTTACTCCAAAACAAAAGCCGGTTCCTCTGGAAGAGGTTGAATCTGCTGAATCTATTGTGCGCCGCTTTAAGACAGGGGCCATGTCCTTCGGATCCTTAAGTAAGGAAGCACATGAGGCACTTGCTATTGCAATGAACCGCATTGGCGGTAAAAGTAACAGCGGGGAAGGCGGAGAAGACCCTGCACGTTTCACAGTCGATGAACAAGGTAACGATACCAGAAGCGCCATTAAACAAATTGCCTCAGGTCGCTTTGGAGTAAAGAGTCATTACTTGGTTAATGCAGATGAATTGCAAATTAAAATGGCACAAGGCGCAAAGCCAGGGGAAGGCGGTCAGCTCCCTGGAAATAAAGTGTATCCTTGGGTGGCAGATGTACGTGGTTCTACACCAGGTGTCGGTCTGATTTCACCGCCTCCACATCATGATATTTATTCAATTGAGGATTTGGCTCAGCTCATTCACGATTTGAAAAATGCAAACCGTGATGCCCGCATTAGTGTGAAGCTAGTCTCTAAAGCAGGTGTCGGAACGATTGCAGCAGGTGTGGCAAAAGGCACTGCAGATGTCATTGTCATCAGTGGTTATGACGGAGGAACTGGTGCTTCGCCAAAAACAAGTATTAAACATACTGGACTTCCTTGGGAGCTCGGTTTGGCAGAAGCGCATCAAACACTCGTCTTAAACGGCTTGCGTGAGCGAGTGGTACTAGAAACCGACGGAAAATTAATGACTGGCCGCGATGTCGTCATGGCTGCGATTTTAGGAGCAGAAGAATACGGTTTTGCAACAGCACCGCTTGTCGTCCTAGGATGTGTGATGATGAGAGCATGTCATTTAGATACTTGTCCAGTTGGCGTTGCTACACAAAATCCAGAACTTCGCAAGAAATTCATGGGTGACCCCGATCATGTTGTGAACTTCATGATGTTTATTGCAGAGGAAGTAAGAGAAATCTTAGCAGAACTTGGGTTTACATCAATGGATGAATTAATTGGGCGTACTGATGTTTTAGCAGTTAGTGATCGCGCGAAAGCACACTGGAAAGCAAAGCAGCTCAACTTGGATACACTGCTTTATCAACCAGAAGGGGCTCGAACCTTCAGAACACCGCAAAATCACAAAATTGATGAATCACTCGATATGAATGAGATTCTTCCTTATGTGCAGGAAGCGCTGAATCATCAAACACCGGTTGATCTATCACTCAAAATTCGAAATATCAATCGTGTCGCCGGAACCATTACAGGCAGCGAGGTATCTAAACGCTACGGCGAAGAAGGATTGCCTGAAGATACGATCACCCTTCGTTTCACTGGCTCAGCAGGGCAAAGCTTTGGCGCATTTGTTCCAAAAGGGATGTCTTTATATTTAACGGGTGATGCCAATGATTATGTCGGCAAAGGACTCTCCGGAGGAAAGATTGTTGTCAAAACATCTGATCAATTTGTGCAAAACGGACATGAAAATGTCATAGTCGGTAACGTTGCATTTTACGGTGCGACAAGCGGCAAAGCGTATATCAATGGACGTGCAGGTGAACGATTTGCCGTTCGTAATTCAGGTGTGAATGTTGTCGTTGAAGGTATCGGTGATCATGGCTGTGAGTACATGACTGGCGGACGTGTCGTCATTTTAGGCAGTGTTGGGAAGAACTTTGGTGCAGGGATGTCTGGCGGTGTTGCTTACGTGCATACGTCAGATGCGAAGCAGTTCAAAAGAATGTGTAATTTGGAAATGATCATGTTTGAAAAACTCATAGATCATGAAGAAGAACTAGAAGTAAAACAAATGATTAAGGAGCATCTTGACTATACAAACAGTTCAAAAGCTTCTCAGCTTTTAGAAAACTGGGATAAAGAAAAGAATCAATTCATCAAAATCATTCCGACAAATTACAAAAAGATGCTTCAAAGCATTGAAGAACAAAAGCAAGCTGGTCTCAGTCATGAAGAAGCTGTCATGTTCGCATTTGAGGCAAATACGAAACCAAAAAATAAAGACACGGCAAACGGGCAAAAAGCAGCCCTTGCTCATTAA
- the gltD gene encoding glutamate synthase small subunit produces MGKATGFMEYKREKPNERDPLTRQNDWKEYSAPYTDEVLKKQGARCMDCGTPFCQIGMEIRGGVSGCPIYNLIPEWNDLVYRGRWKEALERLQKTNNFPEFTGRVCPAPCEGSCTVAIHDPPVSIKNIERTIIDKGFENGWINPRIPSNRTGKKIAIVGSGPAGLASADQLNQAGHSVTVFERSDRLGGLLTYGIPNMKLDKEVVERRVKLLRQEGIDFVTNTEIGVDVTADELKRQFDAIILCTGAQKQRDLLIEGREAKGIHLAMDYLTLATKSMLDSGFKDKNFIDAKGKDVIVIGGGDTGADCVATALRQKAKSVVQFGKHPKLPDTRIGDNMWPEQPYVFSLDYAYEEAQAKFGEDPRQYSIQTTKMVADQNGKLKELHTIQMEKVKNEQGKFEFHEIPGTEKVWPAQLVFIAIGFEGAEQPLVKHFGVNSKNNRIDAKYGEFTTNVEGVFAAGDARRGQSLIVWAINEGRQVAHEVDRYLMGSSVLPK; encoded by the coding sequence ATGGGCAAAGCAACAGGTTTTATGGAATATAAACGAGAAAAGCCAAATGAACGTGACCCTCTCACTCGCCAAAATGACTGGAAAGAATATTCAGCTCCATATACAGATGAGGTATTAAAGAAGCAGGGTGCTAGATGTATGGATTGCGGGACGCCGTTTTGTCAAATTGGGATGGAAATTAGGGGTGGCGTTTCCGGTTGCCCGATCTACAATTTAATCCCAGAGTGGAATGATCTTGTGTATCGCGGAAGATGGAAAGAAGCGCTTGAAAGACTGCAAAAAACGAATAATTTCCCTGAATTTACGGGGAGAGTATGCCCAGCACCTTGTGAAGGCTCTTGCACAGTTGCCATTCATGATCCACCCGTATCAATTAAAAATATTGAACGGACGATTATTGACAAAGGCTTTGAGAATGGATGGATTAATCCTAGAATTCCTTCAAACCGCACTGGCAAAAAGATTGCCATTGTAGGATCAGGACCAGCAGGACTTGCAAGTGCTGATCAATTAAATCAGGCAGGACACTCCGTCACAGTGTTTGAACGATCCGATCGTCTTGGCGGGCTTCTCACCTACGGGATTCCAAATATGAAGCTAGATAAAGAGGTTGTAGAGCGCAGAGTCAAACTTCTTCGACAAGAAGGCATTGACTTTGTGACCAATACCGAAATCGGTGTAGATGTGACAGCAGATGAGCTAAAAAGACAATTTGATGCTATTATCCTTTGCACTGGTGCACAAAAACAAAGGGATTTATTAATTGAAGGCCGAGAAGCAAAAGGGATTCACCTTGCGATGGATTATTTGACACTTGCAACGAAAAGCATGCTTGATTCTGGATTTAAAGATAAGAATTTTATTGACGCCAAAGGAAAAGACGTGATTGTCATTGGCGGAGGGGATACAGGGGCTGACTGTGTAGCGACTGCACTTCGCCAAAAAGCAAAAAGTGTTGTTCAGTTCGGGAAGCATCCAAAGCTTCCAGATACACGTATAGGGGATAATATGTGGCCTGAGCAACCTTATGTCTTCTCATTAGATTATGCTTATGAAGAAGCACAGGCAAAATTCGGAGAAGATCCGCGCCAATATTCCATTCAAACGACAAAGATGGTGGCTGATCAAAATGGAAAATTAAAAGAGCTTCATACTATTCAAATGGAAAAAGTGAAAAACGAACAAGGGAAGTTTGAATTTCATGAAATTCCAGGAACAGAAAAAGTGTGGCCAGCTCAGCTTGTCTTTATTGCGATTGGTTTTGAGGGAGCTGAACAGCCACTAGTGAAACACTTTGGTGTAAACAGCAAAAACAATCGAATTGACGCAAAATATGGGGAGTTTACAACAAATGTAGAAGGCGTGTTTGCAGCGGGAGATGCAAGACGCGGTCAAAGTCTGATTGTCTGGGCCATTAACGAAGGCAGACAAGTAGCACATGAGGTGGACCGTTATTTAATGGGGAGTTCGGTCCTGCCGAAGTAG
- a CDS encoding DUF421 domain-containing protein codes for MPFFSIFIELVIGFFALFFITKLLGKTQFAQITPFDFISALILGEMVGNAIFDQEINFLHILFAVGVWGVLIYTVEWLSQRFKSIRAFLEGRPTLVIDKGHIHYNRLKKNMLDLNQLQTLIRAKGHFALNEIEYAILETDGSVSVLPKIKYTPATAEDVNVKGKEVKLPRTFIIDGEILKKDLQEAGFDETWLKQQLKRQHISSHKDVLFCEWIENEGIYAMKYEKSEKTSTK; via the coding sequence GTGCCATTTTTTAGTATTTTTATTGAGCTGGTAATTGGTTTTTTTGCTTTGTTTTTTATTACAAAATTATTAGGAAAAACACAATTTGCACAAATTACCCCTTTTGATTTTATTTCTGCACTGATATTAGGGGAAATGGTCGGTAATGCCATTTTTGACCAAGAGATTAACTTTTTACACATTCTCTTTGCCGTAGGTGTTTGGGGCGTCCTGATCTACACAGTTGAATGGCTTTCGCAAAGATTTAAATCGATTCGTGCTTTTTTAGAAGGAAGACCGACGCTTGTCATTGATAAGGGGCACATTCACTACAACCGTTTGAAAAAGAATATGCTTGATTTGAATCAGCTACAGACGCTCATAAGAGCAAAAGGCCATTTTGCTCTAAATGAAATTGAATACGCCATTTTAGAAACTGACGGCTCTGTCAGTGTCCTTCCTAAAATTAAGTACACACCTGCTACAGCAGAAGATGTGAATGTGAAAGGAAAAGAAGTCAAATTGCCTAGAACATTCATCATTGATGGGGAAATTTTAAAAAAAGACTTACAAGAAGCAGGTTTTGATGAGACGTGGCTCAAACAACAGTTAAAGCGGCAGCATATCTCTTCCCATAAAGATGTCCTATTCTGTGAATGGATTGAAAATGAAGGCATTTATGCGATGAAATATGAGAAGTCTGAAAAAACATCCACAAAATAA
- a CDS encoding pectinesterase family protein: protein MDDHIKLEGWHNWNHPDHERTARYREYGSTGTGSNVTKRVKWSTILSKSEAN from the coding sequence ATGGATGATCATATCAAACTAGAGGGGTGGCATAATTGGAATCACCCTGATCATGAAAGAACCGCTCGATACAGAGAATATGGGTCAACCGGAACTGGGAGCAACGTGACAAAACGCGTCAAATGGTCAACCATTCTATCAAAGAGCGAAGCCAATTAA
- the dacB gene encoding D-alanyl-D-alanine carboxypeptidase/D-alanyl-D-alanine-endopeptidase, whose amino-acid sequence MKDEQLTARTDQTEWMTALDKLIRTSPDLDGAISGISVRDTSDTSLLYEHQADIRLTPASNMKLFTSAIALDILGEKHTFPTDIWMDGSIRKKALNGNLYLRGTGDPTLLEQDFAALAKQVKKAGIHTISGHLVADDTWFDDTRHSIDLPWSDEDQYYGAQISALTASPNRDYDAGTIIVEVKPGKKAGHKATYHITPNTDIVHVVNKVKTVPDGRQKKISFKRSHGTNEITLTGTIPLNASSVRQWVALWEPTNYALDLMKRALKSEGIQVKGQVKTKQIPKKAKKIAVHSSIPLSELLVPMMKLSNNTHADILLKELGKKVKNKGSFEEGLDVLNERLPAFGINTARTVLRDGSGISPMNLVSANQLTLFLTKIQKEKWFNTYLDALPLAGASDRMIGGTLRNRLKGPATLGKVRAKTGSLTTVSTLSGYIETQGGKTLAFSILLNHLVDDEKGKEIEDQIVSFLAENL is encoded by the coding sequence ATGAAAGATGAACAACTAACAGCTCGTACTGATCAAACGGAATGGATGACAGCATTAGACAAGTTGATTCGAACATCACCTGATCTAGATGGCGCAATCTCAGGCATTAGCGTCCGCGATACTTCTGACACCTCTCTTCTTTACGAACACCAAGCTGACATCAGACTGACTCCCGCTTCCAATATGAAACTCTTCACATCAGCCATAGCCCTTGATATACTTGGTGAAAAACACACATTTCCTACAGACATATGGATGGACGGATCTATCCGAAAGAAAGCATTAAATGGCAATCTTTATCTCCGAGGAACAGGAGACCCGACTTTATTAGAGCAGGACTTTGCTGCATTAGCAAAACAGGTCAAAAAGGCAGGAATACATACCATTAGCGGGCATCTTGTGGCAGATGATACATGGTTTGACGATACCCGTCATTCTATTGACCTCCCGTGGAGTGACGAAGATCAATATTACGGCGCGCAAATATCTGCTCTCACAGCTTCGCCTAATCGAGACTATGATGCAGGAACAATCATTGTCGAAGTAAAACCAGGAAAAAAAGCAGGTCATAAGGCAACATATCATATAACCCCTAATACCGACATCGTTCATGTGGTCAACAAAGTAAAAACTGTACCTGACGGAAGGCAAAAGAAAATCTCTTTTAAGCGCTCTCACGGTACAAACGAAATCACTTTAACTGGTACGATCCCGCTCAATGCCAGTTCAGTAAGACAATGGGTCGCATTATGGGAGCCAACAAACTATGCATTAGACTTAATGAAACGTGCGCTCAAGTCAGAGGGAATCCAGGTCAAAGGACAAGTGAAAACAAAACAAATCCCCAAAAAAGCAAAGAAAATAGCTGTCCATTCATCCATTCCTTTATCAGAGTTGCTGGTTCCTATGATGAAATTAAGCAACAATACCCATGCAGACATTTTGCTAAAGGAACTTGGAAAGAAGGTCAAGAACAAAGGAAGCTTTGAAGAAGGACTAGACGTTTTAAATGAACGGCTGCCCGCATTTGGTATCAATACTGCACGTACGGTGTTAAGAGATGGTTCCGGGATATCACCGATGAATCTTGTGTCTGCAAATCAGCTCACTCTTTTCCTAACGAAGATTCAAAAGGAAAAATGGTTCAATACTTATTTAGATGCTCTCCCGTTAGCGGGGGCAAGTGACCGAATGATTGGGGGAACATTAAGAAACAGATTGAAAGGACCGGCTACACTTGGAAAGGTACGGGCGAAAACAGGTTCATTAACTACCGTTAGTACACTTTCTGGTTATATCGAAACACAGGGAGGAAAGACACTTGCTTTCTCGATTTTATTGAACCATCTTGTTGATGATGAAAAAGGAAAAGAAATAGAAGACCAAATTGTCAGCTTTTTAGCCGAGAATCTTTAG
- a CDS encoding MATE family efflux transporter, giving the protein MTLNNNQLLKKMSIFLVPLLLSNILQSIGQLVSIVFVGRWIGEDAVAAISAFFPLFFLLVSFSIGIGSGSSILIGQAYGAKNEKSLKEIIGTTLSFTFLIGLSLAIIGGFFATDILKIMGTPANIIEESAAYARILFISMPILFLYFVYTTFLRGTGDSKTPFYFLIISTGTNILLLPILLFGWLGLPAFGLYGAAYASVISTIVTFIILHIYLFKTKHPLRIDASVRKHLVMKGDLLKTLLKLSIPSSINMILISLSEIAVISFVNDYGSQATAAYGVVNQVVSYVQMPAVSLGIAVSIFAAQFIGSGNNNRLKDVIQIGLGLNFAIGGLIIVFVYIFAPQILSIFLTDPQTIDIAYSLVVITLWSYLIFGTAQIVAATMRASGTVLWPTIFSICSIWLVEVPVAYVLSHYTSLGIKGIWIGYPAAFFVNLLLQYGYYKLVWKKKQIVALVQS; this is encoded by the coding sequence ATGACGTTAAATAACAATCAATTATTAAAAAAAATGTCCATTTTTCTTGTACCGCTTTTATTAAGCAATATTTTACAATCGATTGGACAGCTTGTTTCCATTGTATTTGTAGGTAGGTGGATTGGAGAGGATGCAGTAGCTGCTATTTCTGCATTCTTTCCGCTTTTCTTTTTACTCGTTTCTTTTTCAATTGGGATTGGATCAGGAAGTTCCATCCTCATTGGACAAGCTTATGGAGCAAAAAACGAAAAGAGTTTAAAGGAAATCATTGGAACAACCCTATCGTTTACCTTTTTAATCGGATTAAGTTTGGCCATCATTGGAGGATTTTTTGCGACGGATATTTTAAAAATCATGGGAACACCTGCAAATATTATTGAGGAAAGTGCAGCATATGCCAGAATTCTATTTATCTCTATGCCGATTTTATTTCTTTATTTTGTGTATACGACATTTTTACGAGGAACTGGCGATTCGAAAACGCCTTTTTATTTCTTAATAATTAGTACCGGAACGAATATTTTGCTACTTCCGATCCTTTTATTCGGCTGGCTAGGACTACCCGCTTTCGGATTGTACGGCGCTGCGTATGCCTCTGTTATTTCAACAATCGTGACGTTCATTATTCTCCATATTTATCTATTTAAGACAAAGCACCCACTGCGTATAGATGCATCTGTCAGAAAGCACCTAGTCATGAAAGGGGATTTATTAAAAACTTTATTAAAATTAAGTATCCCTTCTAGTATTAATATGATCTTGATTTCTTTATCGGAAATTGCTGTAATTTCTTTTGTTAACGATTATGGATCACAGGCTACAGCTGCTTATGGTGTTGTCAATCAAGTGGTGAGTTACGTTCAAATGCCGGCGGTTAGCCTTGGTATTGCAGTTTCCATCTTTGCGGCTCAATTTATAGGTTCAGGGAATAACAATCGTCTCAAGGATGTCATTCAAATAGGGCTAGGATTAAACTTTGCCATTGGCGGTTTAATCATTGTCTTCGTCTATATTTTTGCTCCTCAGATTTTATCAATCTTTTTAACAGATCCTCAAACGATTGACATTGCATATAGTTTAGTAGTCATTACATTATGGAGTTATCTCATTTTTGGTACGGCTCAAATCGTTGCTGCAACCATGAGAGCAAGTGGAACAGTATTATGGCCGACGATCTTTAGTATTTGTTCTATATGGCTTGTTGAAGTTCCAGTCGCTTATGTGCTGTCACACTACACTTCACTTGGCATCAAAGGGATCTGGATAGGTTATCCTGCAGCCTTTTTTGTGAACTTACTACTTCAATACGGCTACTACAAGCTTGTATGGAAGAAAAAACAGATTGTAGCGCTTGTCCAATCATAA